TTCGCACCGTCTCGCCCTCGATTTCCACCACGGCTTCCGCGCCTTCGAGGGAGCCGGTTCGATCGCCCCGCTCGGGAATCGTCTCCGAGCGCCAGGTCACCGGGACCTGGTCCGGGCGGAAATCGGCGTCGATGCCCGAGTCCGCGATCGAAATGGTGTCTCCCGCTTCGTACATCGTTGCGCCCAGAACCGCGATCATGCCGGCGTTGTCCCGCAACAGCGCCGGTTCGGGGGCATAGAAGCTGGCGCCACGCTGGTCGGCCATCTCCTGGAGCATCTCCCGCAGGCGCTTGTTCTGCCCGACCCCGCCACCGAGCACCAGTTCGTTTCGACCGGTGAGTGAGAGCGCGCGCTCGGCGACTTCGGTGAGCATCGCGAAGATGGTCTCCTGGAGGGCGTAGCTCACGTCCTCGACCGGGACGCCCTCGTCGTAGGCGTCCTTGGCCGCGCTCATGATGCCCGAAAAGGAGAAGTCCATCCCCTTGACCACGTAGGGCAAGTCGACGTAGGACCCCTCCATGGCGGCCTCTTCGACCTTGGGGCCGCCGGGATGAGACCAGCCGACGTGGCGGGTGAACTTGTCGATAGCGTTGCCCACCCCGGTGTCCATGGTCTCCCCGAGCACGCGATACCGACCGTTTCGAAAGCCCAGGACGTGGGCGTTCGCGCCGCTCGCGTTCAGACAGATCGGCGAGTCGAATCCCGAGCGATGGCGCCCGATCTCCAGGTGGGCGACCATGTGGTTCACGCCAACGAGGGGCACGTCAAGCGTGCCTGCGAGGCTGCGGGCGGCCGTGCCGACGATGCGCAGGCAGGGCCCCAGTCCCGGCCCGCGCGAGAAGGCGACCGCGTCGATGGGCCCCTCGGCCTGATCGAGTGCCGTCTCGATTACTTCGGGGATCGCCGAGCGCATGTGCTCGGCCGCCTCTCGCGGGTGAATGCCGCCGCTCGCTGGCTGGTAGGCGTCGGATTCGACGAAAAGCTGGTCGGTCGTGTCGTCGTAGACGGCCGCGCTCGCGGCCCAGGCGGTTCCTTCGATGCCGAGTATCCGCGTCACTTCCACTCGGTGTAGCCACAGCGACCGCAGTGCTTGCGGTCGTCGTGGTCGGCGAGGAACGCGTCCTCACAGCGAGGGCAGCGCTCCTTCGTGAGTTCGCCGTCCTCGTAGAAATCGCCGCGGGCCATCACTCGCTCACCTCGGCTTCCTCGCCGTCCTCGACGCCGATCTTGTTGCGTT
This region of Halodesulfurarchaeum sp. HSR-GB genomic DNA includes:
- a CDS encoding bifunctional N(6)-L-threonylcarbamoyladenine synthase/serine/threonine protein kinase, which translates into the protein MEVTRILGIEGTAWAASAAVYDDTTDQLFVESDAYQPASGGIHPREAAEHMRSAIPEVIETALDQAEGPIDAVAFSRGPGLGPCLRIVGTAARSLAGTLDVPLVGVNHMVAHLEIGRHRSGFDSPICLNASGANAHVLGFRNGRYRVLGETMDTGVGNAIDKFTRHVGWSHPGGPKVEEAAMEGSYVDLPYVVKGMDFSFSGIMSAAKDAYDEGVPVEDVSYALQETIFAMLTEVAERALSLTGRNELVLGGGVGQNKRLREMLQEMADQRGASFYAPEPALLRDNAGMIAVLGATMYEAGDTISIADSGIDADFRPDQVPVTWRSETIPERGDRTGSLEGAEAVVEIEGETVRKRRRPKSYRHPTLDERLRRDRTVQEVRLTHEARTLGVPTPIVRDVDLAETTIVFERVGERDLRDALSPDRARSVGSHLAKIHAGGFVHGDPTVRNVRVREGEPETVLIDFGLGYYTDDVEDYAMDLHVFEQSLAGTADDPAELGTAAERGYAEVGDSAVIDRLREIEARGRYQ
- a CDS encoding 30S ribosomal protein S27ae, which codes for MARGDFYEDGELTKERCPRCEDAFLADHDDRKHCGRCGYTEWK